The sequence below is a genomic window from Desulfobulbus oligotrophicus.
GGCCGGTATTTCAATTTGTATAAATGACATGAAGATTCCTGTCCGCAAAGAGGAGTTTGTGGAGGATGCGGAACGTGAGGCCGCTGATGTTGACCAGCAATATGCGGATGGTCTGATCACTGATGGAGAGAAATATAACAAGATTATCGATATCTGGTCGAAAGCCACGGATAAGATCACCAAGGAGATGATGGATGAAATGGCCGTGGAGTACGTGGCCGATTCTTCAGGAGTGGTACGCGATATAAAGAGTTTTAACACCGTGTATATCATGGCTGATTCCGGTGCCCGCGGTTCCAAAGATCAGATTCGACAGCTGGCGGGTATGCGAGGGCTCATGGCAAAACCGTCCGGTGAGATTATCGAAACACCGATTAAGGCCAATTTTCGGGAAGGATTAAGTGTCCTTGAGTACTTTATCTCAACTCATGGAGCTCGTAAGGGACTGGCGGATACGGCACTGAAAACGGCCAACTCCGGTTATTTAACCCGAAGGCTTGTTGATGTTGCCCAGGACACGACCATTGTGATGAAAGATTGCCAGACAATGCGCGGTACTTTGGCAGAACCTCTGATTGAGGGTGGCGAGGTTATAGTGCGCATCGGTGAACGTATTCTTGGTCGTGTAGCTCTGGAAGACGTTGTCGACCCGCACACCGGCGAGATGCTGGTGGAAATGGATGAGGAGATCACTGAGGATCGGGTTGAGGCCATTGAAGCGGCGGGTATTGATCGGGTTTATATCAGATCTGTACTGACCTGTGAGGCTAAGCGTGGAATTTGTGCCATGTGCTATGGTCGTGATCTTGGACGTGGGCACATGGTTAACATCGGTGAAGCGGTGGGCATTATAGCTGCTCAGTCCATTGGCGAGCCGGGCACACAGCTGACCATGCGTACATTCCATATCGGTGGCACGGCCCGAGGAGCAGTGGAGCAGGCAGAGGTCCGTACGCAACGAGGAGGACAGATCTGCTATAAGAATCTGCATGCAATTGTCAATGATGAGGGGTTTCAGGTGGCGATGAGCCGTAATGCCGAAATCACCGTGCTGGACGATTTGGGTGTGGATAGGGAACGATTCCCAGTCCCCTATGGGGCAACACTCCGGATTCGTGAGGGCCAATCAGTCGATCCGGGTACTGTCATAGCTGATTGGGATGCCTTTTCCATTCCCATTGTCGCCGAAGTCGGCGGTAAGATAAAGTATGGTGATGTGGTTGAAGGTGATACCATGCAGGAGCGTGTCGATCAGATCACTGGAAAGGCAAGCAAGGTGATTACACCGGGTACGTCAGCCAAGCAGATGAACCCTCGCATTTCACTCAAGGATGAGCGCGGTAGAACTGTCAAGCTGCCCGGGGAGGAGGTAGCAGCCCGTTATCCCCTTCCTATTGGTTCGATTATCACGGTCAATGAGCATGACATGGTTTCTCCGGGAACGGTTATTGCCAAGATTCCACGTGAGACAACCAAAACAAAAGACATCACCGGTGGTCTGCCTCGGGTTGCCGAGTTGTTTGAAGTTCGTAAACCAAAGGAGCCGGCAATTATATCGGAGGTTGACGGGAGGGTCAGTTTCGGCAAGGACCTCAAAGGTAAACGTCGGGTGATCGTGACTCCTGAAATTGGCGAGCCTAAGGAGTATTTGATACCAAAGTCGAAGCACATCACTGTCCATGAGAATGATAGAGTGGAAGCGGGTGATCCTCTAATGGAAGGAATTCGTCTGCCCGCCGATATCCTGCAGGTGAAAGGTGCAGAGGAACTGGCGCGCTTTTTAGTGAATGAGATTCAAGAGGTCTATCGTCTCCAGGGAGTAAAAATAAACGATAAACATATCGAGACAATTGTGCGGCAAATGCTGAAAAGAGTACGGATTTCTGATGCTGGAGATTCACGATTCGTGCTTGATCAGCAAATTGAGTGGTGGAAATTCCAGGAGGAAAACGAGCGTTTACTGCGTGAAGGGCTGCAGCCCGCTTCGGCGGAACCGCTACTGTTGGGTGTGACTAAGGCTTCTCTGTCAACAGATTCATTTATATCTGCCGCTTCTTTCCAGGAGACAACCAAGGTGTTGACGAATGCGGCAATGGCGGGAAAAGTTGATGATCTTTCCGGATTAAAAGAGAATGTGATCATGGGGAGGTTGATAACCGCTGGGACAGGGTTGACGCGGTACAGGTTGCATGAGGAGAAAGAAGAGTGACGAATATAGACGTTGATTTTCCATTTACATTGTATTATAATTATTCCTTTATATATTTTTGTTTAGCAAAAGAGCACCGTGCTACTTTCTGAGGAGCTGACTGCATGCCTACGATTAACCAATTGGTCAGAAATCGACGCAAGAAGATAACCAAAAACACCAACACTCCCGCCTTGCAGAGTTGTCCGCAAAAGCGCGGGGTCTGTGTCCGGGTGTATACGACGACTCCCAAGAAGCCGAACTCGGCTTTGCGAAAAGTTGCAAGGGTTCGTCTGACAAACGGAATTGAGGTTGCTTCTTATATACCAGGGATTGGACACAACCTGCAGGAGCACTCGGTTGTGCTCATTCGAGGTGGTCGTGTTAGGGACTTGCCGGGTGTTCGGTATCATATTGTACGTGGAACCCTGGATACACTCGGGGTTAACGAGCGGCGGCAGGGTCGATCAAAATATGGGGCTAAGCGCCCTAAATAAATTTCGTCACATGATGTGGGGCGGGTGAAGGTATGCCTAGAAAGAAGATGTTGGAAAAGCGGTCGGTTGCTCCTGATCCAAGGTATAATTCGGTGTTGGTGGCAAAATTTACTAACGGGCTGATGGTTGCGGGTAAAAAGACCGTTGCCAGGCGGCTCTTTTATGATGCCATGAGTATCGTCGGCAACAAGCTGCCCGATCAGGAGCCGCTCGTTGTTTTTGAAGAGGCCATGGAAAATGTCAGGCCACGGGTTGAGGTGAAGAGCCGGCGTGTTGGTGGGGCGACTTATCAGGTGCCCGTAGAGGTACGTCCGGAGCGAAGAAATGCGCTGGCCATCAGATGGATTATAAATAATTCAAAAGGGCGATCCGGTCAAACCATGTCGGAGCGACTGGCTGCCGAATTGCTGGATGCTTTTAATAATCGAGGTGCCTCGGTTAAGAAAAAAGATGATACGCATAAAATGGCTGAGGCAAACAAGGCTTTCGCACATTACCGTTGGTAACAGGATTTTAGCTGCGTGTGCAGGAAAGTGGATTGACAAAGAGAGGGTTCTGGGTTAAAAACAACGGCATTTTTCTGAAGCTTTAAGCTGGAGGATGTTGTTTACGTAGAGCAGGGTGAAGGTAGTGGCAGGGGGAGAACCATTAGCCAGTGTGCGCAATATAGGCATAATGGCCCATATCGATGCGGGAAAGACAACCACTACCGAGCGTATCCTGTTTTACACTGGTCGCTCTCATAAGTATGGAGAAGTTCATGATGGTGCGGCGATCATGGACTGGATGGAGCAGGAGCAGGAGAGAGGGATAACGATCACTTCAGCCGCCACGACCTGCAATTGGCGAAACCACCGGATCAACATTATTGACACTCCCGGTCATGTTGATTTTACAGTCGAAGTTGAACGCAGCTTGCGTGTGCTGGATGGGGTTGTTGCTGTTTTTTGTGCTGTTGGTGGTGTGGAGCCGCAATCTGAAACTGTTTGGAGGCAGGCGGACCGCTATAAGATTCCGCGAATTGCCTTTGTTAATAAGATGGATAGGGTCGGGGCATCGTTTCACGGGTGCCTCGAGGAAATTGAAGATCGATTGGGCGCTAATCCAGTGGCGGTCAACCTCCCGATCGGTTGTGAAGAGACCTTCTCCGGGGTCATCGATTTGGTGGAGATGCAGGCACTCCGATTCGATGAGGCGTCCCTGGGGCAGGTGGTTATCAGTGAACCTATACCAGATTCACTAGTTGGCGAATCATCGGCTGCCCGAATGACACTCCTCGAGAAGTTGGCCGACTTCGATGAGGGGGTCATGGAAAAATATTTAAATGATCAAGAGATCCCTTCTGACGAGCTTCGTGCAGCTTTGCGTAAAGCAACGCTTGCTCTTGAGGTCGTGCCGGTGCTTTGCGGGTCTGCATTCAAGAATAAAGGGGTGCAGCCCCTGCTTGATGCCATAACAGCTTATCTGCCGTCACCTGTTGATATTCCGCCGGTTGAAGGGCTGGATAAAAAAGGGGAGACGCTGGTACGTAAGGCTGGTGCGGATGAACGGTTATGCGGGTTGGTTTTTAAACTGCAAACAGATCCCTATGTAGGAAACCTGGCCTTTATTCGTATCTATTCCGGGGTGCTGAGGGTGGGTGACAGGGTAACAAACCCTCGTAACGGAAAGACTGAAAAGATTCCGAAACTTTTAAAGCTTCATGCCAATAAACGCGAAGAGGTTGATTGTATATCAGCAGGCGATATCGGCGCTGTGGCGGGTCTGAAGTTTACCGGCACCGGAGATACTCTTTGCGCTTTGGGCGATTATATACTGTTGGAGCGGATACAGTTTCCTGAGCCGGTAATAGGCATTGCCATTGAACCGAAGACAAAGGCGGATGAAAAGCATCTTGCTGAAAGTCTGTCTAAGATCGCCCAGGAAGACCCAAGTTTCAAGATTACAGTCAGTGACGAAACTGGGCAGACAATAATAGCAGGCATGGGGGAGCTGCACCTGGATATTATTGTCGAGCGACTTGTGCGTGACTTTAAGGTGGCCGCTAATATTGGTAAGCCGCAGGTTGCCTATCGAGAGAAAATCACACAGCCATGCAGGGCTGAGGGTCGGTTTGAATCGATGGGGACTGGCAAGGAACAGTTCGGTCATGTTGAAATAGAACTGTTGCCCGGGGAAAAAGGATCAGGGAATCAATTTTACTGCTGCGTTGATGAGGATGTTATACCCTCTGCCTTTGTTGAGACAATACGTAAAGGGGTATTGGGTAGCTTTGATTCCGGGCCACTGGTCGGTTATCCGATGATTGATGTTGTTGCAAGGTTGGTTGGTGGTTCGTACGATGAAAACAAGTCGACGGACATGGCCTTCGGCGTTGCCGCTACAGTGGCTTCCCGAAAGGCTGCGGTGCAGGGGCATCCTGTGTTGCTGGAGCCGGTGATGGATCTCCAGATTGTGTCTCCTGAAGAGTATTTGGGTGATGTGCTGAACGACCTGAATAAAAAAGGTGCTCAGGTGCAGGGCGTGGAAGTCGAACGCGGTAGACAGCTTATATTTGCTAAGGCACCACTGGCAGAGTTGTTTGGATATTCGACGGATTTACGTTCAGCCACCCAGGGCAGAGCGACGTTTACAATGATTTTCAGTGAATTTGCAGTGGTCCCTGATAGGCGAGCTGAAGTCACTCTGCAGAAAATAAAAGGGGTCTAACTGCAAAATTTAAGATCAAGGTGTATGAGATGGCGAAAGAGAAATTTACCCGGACGAAGCCGCATGTCAATGTCGGAACGATTGGTCATATTGATCATGGTAAAACTACCACGACTGCTGCGATAACCCGTGTTTTGTCCACCAAGGGTATGGCTAAGTTCACGGAGTTTAACGAGATTGACAAGGCTCCTGAGGAGAAGGAACGTGGAATAACCATCGCCACCTCGCATGTTGAATATGAGACCGAGAGTCGTCATTACGCTCACGTTGACTGTCCGGGTCATGCTGACTACATCAAGAACATGATCACCGGTGCTGCCCAGATGGATGGTGCGATTCTTGTGGTTGCGGCGACCGACGGTCCTATGCCTCAGACACGGGAGCACATTTTGCTAGCCCGTCAGGTTGGTGTTCCGGCGATAGTTGTCTTTTTGAACAAGTGCGACATGGTTGATGATCCCGAGCTGATCGAGCTTGTGGAGATGGAGCTTCGTGAGCTGCTTGACAAGTATGATTTTCCTGGTGACGAGATTCCGATCATCCAGGGTTCAGCTTTGCTGGCACTTGAGAATCCTGAGGATGAAGAGAAGGCGAAGTGCATCTGGGATCTGATGGCAGCTGTTGACAGTTATGTACCTCAACCTGAGCGTGCGATTGACAAGCCGTTTTTAATGCCTGTTGAGGATGTTTTTTCAATCTCTGGTCGTGGTACGGTTGCGACCGGTCGAATTGAGCGCGGTGTTGTCCACGTTGGGGACGAGGTTGAGATCGTTGGCATTCGGCCGACAGTGAAGACCACCTGTACCGGTGTGGAGATGTTCCGCAAGTTGCTTGATGAGGGTCAGGCCGGTGACAATATTGGTGCATTGTTGCGTGGTGTTAAGCGTGAGGAGATAGTTCGCGGTCAGGTTTTAGCGAAGCCGGGTTCGATCAAGCCGTACAAGAAGTTCAAGGCTGAGTGTTATATATTGACCAAGGAAGAGGGTGGTCGCCACACGCCGTTTTTTAACGGTTATCGTCCTCAGTTTTATTTTCGGACCACCGATGTCACGGGTGTCTGCACCCTGGATGAGGGTGTAGAGATGGTTATGCCTGGTGACAACATTCATATTACTGGTGAGCTGATCACCCCGATCGCCATGGAGGCTGGCCTTCGTTTTGCGATTCGGGAAGGCGGTCGTACTGTAGGCGCCGGCGTTATTAGCGAAATTATTGGATAAGAGGCCACTGATGATTCCTGCAGATAAAATTCGTATCAGATTGAAAGGGTACGATCACAAGCTACTTGACCTTTCCACAAAAGAGATAGTTGATACCGCGAGGCGAACAGGTGCCACAATTGTCGGGCCTATACCACTGCCCACCAGTATCAGTAAATATACGGTGTTGAGATCACCGCATGTTGACAAGAAATCCCGTGAACAGTTTGAAATGCGGACCCACCGGCGACTGTTGGATATACTTGAACCGACGCAGCAAACCATTGACTCTCTCATGAAGCTTGAGTTGTCGGCCGGGGTTGATGTTGAAATTAAATTACCATGATCTGGCAAGTATGATGCTGTTCGCCAAGGTATAAGCATCTCTAATGTTTAAGAATGGAAGCTGGGTAAACAAATGCCGAATTCGATTGGAATTTTAGGAAGAAAGCTTGGAATGACCCGAGTATACGATGAAAATGGTCGCTCTGCGCCTGTGACGGTCA
It includes:
- the rpoC gene encoding DNA-directed RNA polymerase subunit beta' yields the protein MEELFSFFAKPKGPVTFNKVRISLASPEKIREWSHGEVKKPETINYRTFKPERDGLFCAKIFGPVKDYECNCGKYKRMKHRGVVCEKCGVEVIQSKVRRERLGHIELAAPVAHIWFLKSLPSKIGAILDMTLKQLERILYFEAYVVVASEVDELPASTLLNEEQYRVALEEHPGKFRVGIGAEAIRELLVSLDLKQLSDTLRQEMKETGSVTKRTKFGKRLNVVEAFRDSGNRPEWMILEVIPVLPPDLRPLVPLEGGRFATSDLNDLYRRVINRNNRLKRLLELDAPDIIIRNEKRMLQEAVDVLFDNGRRGRTITGPNKRPLKSLSDMLKGKQGRFRQNLLGKRVDYSGRSVIVVGPHLRLHQCGLPKRMALELFKPFIYNKLEREGYVTTIKSARKMVEKGVKEVWDVLDDIVQEYPVILNRAPTLHRLGMQAFEVVLIEGKAIQLHPLVCAAFNADFDGDQMAVHVPLSVEAQVEARVLMMSTNNILSPANGVPIIIPSQDIVLGLYYMTRERVGMKGEGSIFGSPAEARVAYDHGAVHMQAMVKVRVRDTLVDTTVGRILVGELLPHKVPYSLVNKELVKKELSFLIDYVYRHCGTKDTVILADRLKDLGYEHATRAGISICINDMKIPVRKEEFVEDAEREAADVDQQYADGLITDGEKYNKIIDIWSKATDKITKEMMDEMAVEYVADSSGVVRDIKSFNTVYIMADSGARGSKDQIRQLAGMRGLMAKPSGEIIETPIKANFREGLSVLEYFISTHGARKGLADTALKTANSGYLTRRLVDVAQDTTIVMKDCQTMRGTLAEPLIEGGEVIVRIGERILGRVALEDVVDPHTGEMLVEMDEEITEDRVEAIEAAGIDRVYIRSVLTCEAKRGICAMCYGRDLGRGHMVNIGEAVGIIAAQSIGEPGTQLTMRTFHIGGTARGAVEQAEVRTQRGGQICYKNLHAIVNDEGFQVAMSRNAEITVLDDLGVDRERFPVPYGATLRIREGQSVDPGTVIADWDAFSIPIVAEVGGKIKYGDVVEGDTMQERVDQITGKASKVITPGTSAKQMNPRISLKDERGRTVKLPGEEVAARYPLPIGSIITVNEHDMVSPGTVIAKIPRETTKTKDITGGLPRVAELFEVRKPKEPAIISEVDGRVSFGKDLKGKRRVIVTPEIGEPKEYLIPKSKHITVHENDRVEAGDPLMEGIRLPADILQVKGAEELARFLVNEIQEVYRLQGVKINDKHIETIVRQMLKRVRISDAGDSRFVLDQQIEWWKFQEENERLLREGLQPASAEPLLLGVTKASLSTDSFISAASFQETTKVLTNAAMAGKVDDLSGLKENVIMGRLITAGTGLTRYRLHEEKEE
- the rpsL gene encoding 30S ribosomal protein S12 — encoded protein: MPTINQLVRNRRKKITKNTNTPALQSCPQKRGVCVRVYTTTPKKPNSALRKVARVRLTNGIEVASYIPGIGHNLQEHSVVLIRGGRVRDLPGVRYHIVRGTLDTLGVNERRQGRSKYGAKRPK
- the rpsG gene encoding 30S ribosomal protein S7, with translation MPRKKMLEKRSVAPDPRYNSVLVAKFTNGLMVAGKKTVARRLFYDAMSIVGNKLPDQEPLVVFEEAMENVRPRVEVKSRRVGGATYQVPVEVRPERRNALAIRWIINNSKGRSGQTMSERLAAELLDAFNNRGASVKKKDDTHKMAEANKAFAHYRW
- the fusA gene encoding elongation factor G; amino-acid sequence: MAGGEPLASVRNIGIMAHIDAGKTTTTERILFYTGRSHKYGEVHDGAAIMDWMEQEQERGITITSAATTCNWRNHRINIIDTPGHVDFTVEVERSLRVLDGVVAVFCAVGGVEPQSETVWRQADRYKIPRIAFVNKMDRVGASFHGCLEEIEDRLGANPVAVNLPIGCEETFSGVIDLVEMQALRFDEASLGQVVISEPIPDSLVGESSAARMTLLEKLADFDEGVMEKYLNDQEIPSDELRAALRKATLALEVVPVLCGSAFKNKGVQPLLDAITAYLPSPVDIPPVEGLDKKGETLVRKAGADERLCGLVFKLQTDPYVGNLAFIRIYSGVLRVGDRVTNPRNGKTEKIPKLLKLHANKREEVDCISAGDIGAVAGLKFTGTGDTLCALGDYILLERIQFPEPVIGIAIEPKTKADEKHLAESLSKIAQEDPSFKITVSDETGQTIIAGMGELHLDIIVERLVRDFKVAANIGKPQVAYREKITQPCRAEGRFESMGTGKEQFGHVEIELLPGEKGSGNQFYCCVDEDVIPSAFVETIRKGVLGSFDSGPLVGYPMIDVVARLVGGSYDENKSTDMAFGVAATVASRKAAVQGHPVLLEPVMDLQIVSPEEYLGDVLNDLNKKGAQVQGVEVERGRQLIFAKAPLAELFGYSTDLRSATQGRATFTMIFSEFAVVPDRRAEVTLQKIKGV
- the tuf gene encoding elongation factor Tu, which encodes MAKEKFTRTKPHVNVGTIGHIDHGKTTTTAAITRVLSTKGMAKFTEFNEIDKAPEEKERGITIATSHVEYETESRHYAHVDCPGHADYIKNMITGAAQMDGAILVVAATDGPMPQTREHILLARQVGVPAIVVFLNKCDMVDDPELIELVEMELRELLDKYDFPGDEIPIIQGSALLALENPEDEEKAKCIWDLMAAVDSYVPQPERAIDKPFLMPVEDVFSISGRGTVATGRIERGVVHVGDEVEIVGIRPTVKTTCTGVEMFRKLLDEGQAGDNIGALLRGVKREEIVRGQVLAKPGSIKPYKKFKAECYILTKEEGGRHTPFFNGYRPQFYFRTTDVTGVCTLDEGVEMVMPGDNIHITGELITPIAMEAGLRFAIREGGRTVGAGVISEIIG
- the rpsJ gene encoding 30S ribosomal protein S10, which gives rise to MPADKIRIRLKGYDHKLLDLSTKEIVDTARRTGATIVGPIPLPTSISKYTVLRSPHVDKKSREQFEMRTHRRLLDILEPTQQTIDSLMKLELSAGVDVEIKLP